The Hyalangium ruber genome includes the window GCCAGAAGTACGCGTTCCAGACGCAGATCTTCTTCCTGCTCTCACGCTTCCGTCAGCAGCAGGAGCTCTTCCAGCAGGACCTGTTCAGCGCCGTCACCGTCAGCGACTACCTGTTCGCCAAGGACCGCATCTTCGCGTGTCTCACCCTGGACTCGCACGAGCTGTCACTCTACGACCGGGTGTTCGAGGCGCTGGGGCCCCGGGTGACCAAGCCGGACGTCGTCATCTACCTGCAGGCCCGGTTGGACGTGTTGCTGCACCGCATCAAGAAGCGGGCGCGCGAGTTCGAGCGCAAGTTCGACGCCGGCTACCTGGAAGAGCTGGTGCATGCCTACAACGACTTCTTCTCCCACTACACGGAGACGCCGTTGTTGGTGGTGAACACCTCGGACATCGACTTCGTGAACAACGAGGCGGACCGGGAGGGGCTGATCGCGGCCATCATGAAGGCCCGG containing:
- a CDS encoding deoxynucleoside kinase; translated protein: MDYRYIVVEGPIGVGKTSLSNLLAERFRARRVLEVVEENPFLSSFYTDRQKYAFQTQIFFLLSRFRQQQELFQQDLFSAVTVSDYLFAKDRIFACLTLDSHELSLYDRVFEALGPRVTKPDVVIYLQARLDVLLHRIKKRAREFERKFDAGYLEELVHAYNDFFSHYTETPLLVVNTSDIDFVNNEADREGLIAAIMKARQGGVHHYDPQPSRRA